The following coding sequences are from one Treponema bryantii window:
- a CDS encoding SH3 domain-containing protein, with the protein MKKLFLPLIILFTLFFTACSDKVMGYSVVLWTIPDQQIKSGDTVPVYIKSNISHVYVIGNKNGEKLEVALWQLTEPVRKSKVKAVAAKYAENAATYASVKLDGLPCRAEPVNTAKQVYRLRKGEVIKILYKGNGQAPMAGKTALEGDWYRILTGDGTMGWCFSYNLNLYETDATGQRVGGGEIVEAQEEDAHWDTIVANTWYPDYFRTMIDSHNIDLGLIHPLYKFTIDLEGKKVSLNTNEIHESWDYDGFTKTDDNEYSLNGISMKIIYRRANYIVLRYTDASGKPQDLNFVTLSESVADIVNAEKERRSQAYMQIWSHGPIFSSSSYGKISFNEDGSFRWNGFKLLVPSVIDAGTKSTGSALVKYSLSKDLAASYDGVLTMKFDGMSREVNFLYKLENGALRLEDTTGATLSGSQLKSRGVSPVIVYMKK; encoded by the coding sequence ATGAAGAAACTATTTTTACCTTTAATCATTCTTTTTACCCTCTTCTTTACTGCCTGCAGTGACAAGGTGATGGGCTACTCTGTTGTGCTCTGGACTATTCCTGACCAGCAGATTAAAAGTGGTGACACTGTTCCTGTTTACATCAAATCTAATATTTCGCATGTATATGTAATTGGAAATAAAAACGGCGAGAAGCTTGAGGTGGCTTTGTGGCAGCTTACTGAACCTGTGAGAAAAAGTAAGGTTAAGGCTGTTGCTGCTAAGTATGCTGAAAATGCGGCTACTTATGCTTCTGTAAAACTGGACGGGCTTCCTTGCCGTGCTGAACCTGTAAATACTGCTAAGCAGGTTTATCGTCTCCGAAAGGGTGAGGTTATTAAGATTCTCTACAAGGGTAATGGTCAGGCTCCTATGGCTGGCAAAACTGCTCTTGAGGGTGACTGGTACCGCATTCTCACTGGCGACGGTACTATGGGCTGGTGCTTTTCTTACAATCTGAATCTTTATGAAACGGATGCAACCGGTCAGCGTGTTGGCGGTGGTGAAATTGTTGAAGCTCAGGAAGAAGATGCTCACTGGGATACTATTGTGGCTAATACCTGGTATCCGGATTATTTCCGCACTATGATTGACAGCCATAATATTGACCTTGGTCTTATTCATCCGCTTTATAAATTTACTATTGATTTAGAAGGCAAGAAGGTTTCTCTGAATACTAATGAGATTCATGAGAGCTGGGATTATGATGGCTTTACTAAGACAGATGACAATGAATATTCGTTGAACGGCATCTCTATGAAGATTATATATCGCCGTGCAAACTACATTGTTCTTCGCTATACTGATGCAAGCGGTAAGCCTCAGGACCTCAACTTTGTTACTTTGTCTGAAAGTGTTGCTGATATTGTTAATGCAGAAAAGGAACGCCGTTCTCAGGCTTATATGCAAATCTGGTCTCACGGCCCGATTTTCTCAAGTTCTAGCTATGGTAAGATTTCATTCAATGAAGACGGTTCTTTCCGCTGGAATGGCTTTAAGCTGCTTGTTCCTTCTGTAATTGATGCAGGAACCAAGAGTACCGGTTCTGCTTTGGTTAAGTATTCGCTTTCTAAAGATCTGGCTGCTTCTTACGATGGTGTTCTCACTATGAAATTTGATGGAATGAGTCGCGAAGTAAACTTCCTTTACAAACTGGAAAATGGAGCTTTGCGTCTCGAAGATACTACGGGTGCAACTTTAAGCGGAAGTCAGTTGAAGAGCCGCGGTGTGAGCCCGGTTATTGTTTACATGAAGAAATAA